The genomic segment gcttttttttgttttgttttgactgagaaatttccttgcgtcccaaaaacgcacattatttggaactgtgcgtcccgtgggaaaattatgcgtctaggatgcGGGACGCataggtaacgagatggctgaaaatTACTCATTTGTTTGcggaatcatttttttcatggcattaatcaaatattcattatattttgtaccccaaacccaTAAGCAGTCGAATAAGCATCGCCAATAATCagttatttaaaaatcaaacaaaaaaaaggaataacacATGTTGTACTGAAGTGACTTACCACTGACTTCATCTGATGATTCGTCATCTCGAGGTTTTCGAGGTTTATTTGTCCGCTTAGTCATGTTGGCGGCTGTCAAGGGCAGGGGCTCCTTAAGGCGCATTTGGAACTCTGCAGGTTAAGATTGACATGATGACACAAAACAAGCACATTGTACTAAATTGCTGTTTTCCCTTGCCATTGGGGCTGGGTGATTAATTTTATAGAGTATTTCACACCAGGatgatttttattatatatacaccggtatgttttaattaaacagattCCACAGTTCAAAGTGTATCACCACTAACATAACACATCATGGGTGGCAGTAGAGTGGAGCTGATTTGCAAAAGTATAGTCAGTGTCAAAACATTTGTTGCTATATTTAGTGACTTTTCCAAAATGTTAAGTGACTATttgtcaggaagaaaaaaaagcaacaggtgACTTGAATTCTTGTTAATAAGCATTTGTATAACATGTGTAACCATTTCAACAATAGGTTATATATGACAAAAAAGCAATAGGATATTACGAAGCCAGTTGCGCTTAACAATGCCAAAGACAGTGTCCATTTATACATTGCAAAAACAGTGCATGATTAATATGTTGGAAACTTGACTGACTGACtacctgactgactgactgacagtCTGTGCATCCATGCCACAAATATTGTGCAGAGGTCATCTgcttgtggtaaaaaaaaaaatcgcaaaatacaaataaatggaGCCAGACAGGTCAcattttgatgttattttgttcatcatttttTCCTGTTTATTTATTAGTAATCATGTCTACATACGTGTTTTGAAAAATAGGATTTTTAACAAGAATATAAGGGATTCACATCATCGATGGAAACATTTAGTATAATAttatagagagaaaaaaacaacactataATTTCTGGATAAATTGAGTGAAGCTAATGTTTGGAAATAAAattgcacaaagaaaaaaaagttatataaGTGAAGTGGTGGGTAGATTTTTGGtagagaggaaaacaaaacctGCAATTTATTTGGAAAACCATATTACCCAGCCTTACTTGTCATGtcagacaacaaaaacaatgtgtgGAACTTGAGAATTGGTACATAACGTCCACCACAGCAATTTACCTCTTGACTCTTGACCCTCTTGACATTTAAACATACGAACGATGAATCTAAAATACTTCAATAtaatagaacatttaaaaatctaACTAATTAAAGAATCTTCCTAGTTAATCCGTGATCACAACAGATATCTGGATAATATTCAAGATACTGTATACTGCATTACATATTACTTTCTGTTCGGCTggaacataaatttaatttgcGGCATTCACCAAGTGCTTCAGAAAATAAGGTCACTTAGCGATCCTAATTAGCACAGTTTAAattaaactcaactcaactgtacttGTAGAGGACTTTATAAAATTTATAGAATCACTGCTGTatacaatgtactgtacataggccaaaataattcatacagcaacaaacaatgaaacaacaaatgacTAAAGAAGACAGCAGaaacagtcaaacaaaaaaaatcaagtctcattctgagtcaaaagccaaataatgagttttaagatgagttttaaagcATATAATAGCCAAGATTAATGCCCAAGATGTACGAAGTGACCATTTGCATATTAAACTCGGGATTCATGAGAACGAAGCCTTAAGGAActcacctttttattttttttttgtcccaatgATGGACAGTGTGAGTAAAGACCAGTGATGCTAACTCTCCTTGGCTAGCAAATAGGCGAGCCACAAGCTTCCGCCACAAATAATGCAAGTAAGACAACTGTTTTCTTTCTATATGCTTGGAAACAAAGGTATGAGAACTAAAGTCGAACACGTGGAATAACACGTAAGCAAGATACATCCACTGTTAACCTTGACTAAATGCTGTCAGAGTTTATAGCATCAACGAGCAACGCAGATACGTAAACATGTGACGCACTCGGAAGCAATATGGCAATCGGCAGTGTTGCATTCATGCCCATCCGAAAAGTGGAAGTCTCTGTGAAAGTAGTTTGTCTCACCAATTTTAAAGATTTATAAAATGGGCGGAAAAGTAAAGAATAatttaataaaggttttattcAAACGTTTTCATTCAAACACCAACTCATCAAGTTATGAGCCAAATTTGTAGAAATCCGCAGTGGCTTCTCTGAGTAACATTATCATTTAATTTTTGCCTTTTCTGTATTTCGAGATTATTTAATAAATCATATCATGCACTATTTTAGTACGCACCCAGTTATATAGTggataaataactttttttaaagttgtaaGGATCATAAACTGTGGTGCTCTTTTCTTTGGTCCTCTACGCGATTCGTACTCTGCGCGAATGCGCATGCTCAGCTCGCATTTattaatgtgtttgtgttttgcaaGCGAAATTCGTCTTTTTTATAGACGCTGCTTATTGCATATGGCTCTCCGAATGTGCGTGAGATTTTCTAGAGTAGCCCCACGACTATTGTGGGACAGTAACGTCCTTCATCGTGCCTTGGTCCCAAGCAGCCGAATCCACCTGGCAGGTTTTGTCAACACTCAAGGTCTTGACACAAGTGAGTGTCCTGTTATGCGTTGTCAACAGGCGACAgtcttaaaaaaatgcttaatgtgcgtgtaaaaaaatcataacGAGTGTCAATGTTAGAACACTACGACCAActgccaccaaatttcatgtgcACATGTCAACACATGCCCACGTTGATCTCCGAAAATATGGACAGTTGCCTCAGTATTTTGGATTATATGAACACTAAGCGGGCGACCCGAGTGGTTTGCCCGTCgacctcacagggcagaggttgAGGGTTCGATCCCTGCACCGcccttactgtgtggagttgaGATAGGCGCGAtcgttttgatattttcattgACGTGGGCATAGTGTTAGTGATGTCCACGTGAATTGTGGCGATTGGTTGTAGTTTTGTGACATAAAATCACGCTGAAATGTTTTTAGAGAAGAGGGAAACACTTGATGaccataaaatccaaaatattggggTGATTGTCTTTATATTTTCAGAGATTATTGTGGGCACGGATGGGTATGTGGGCATTAATTTGGTGATGATTGGTTATCTTTTTTTCTAGCTTTTTCTCTATAGTATACATCTATGGGAGGAACAAGCTACCGGTCGATGCCCAGAAGATTCAAATTAATGTGGTGATTGCTTTGGTATTTTCAAAGGGTGAAGTGGGCATAAGTAGAGATGTGCAAGTGAATTTGAAGAACAATTTGTCATAGTTTTCGGAATTAAGTCacgttaaggtttttttttcacattcctcTATTAACAGTTCACTCAGTTTTGGTGCACATACTAGTAtgtacatgacaaaaaaaaacccaacccacAATAATTTTGTCTCATGCATTTCCAATATGTGGCAAGTTGTTTGGTTGTCCTTCAGCTCCAGAGTCTTGGCTGGGTTGCCGCAGATTCAGTTTGGTGCCACCGAGCTCGGATGTGACTTATGAGCAGTTGAAGAAGCTCTTGGCTGGTGGGAAGTCTGTCATTATCGATGTCAGAGAGCCATGGGAGCTCCGAGAATATGGCTCCATCCCTGGCTCAATTAACATTCCCTGTAAGTGTTGATTTCCCATAATTGAAATTACAGTATTTGTAACAGAGACGTGGACCGTGGATGATCCAATTGATCCAAGCCACAACGTGGCGCCCGAGGCTAAATTTTATATGGCACCCACTGCCCCTTACATCGACAATTTAGTGTGCATACGCTTACAAGTGTAGTTGAATTTTTAACACTGCCTCTCATTCATCACATTACATAATTTAACACATACAatggaacattttatttatttaatgactGCATCTTAACATATAAAATGGAACACTTTATTTAGTTAATGACTGTACCTCAAATATCTAGCCATAAAGTCTCTAGCCAGAGGCTGAGCTGCATCATGTTTGTTACGAAATAAACATGAAGCTCGTGTGTGAAGCACTTAAATGTTCTCTTACCGAATGCTGTCTGTGATAAGGGTGTCccaatacaatttttttcactCCCGATACAATACCAATATTGTGCCCTCAGGTACTCTCCAATACGATATCGTCAGATATTATATCAGCAGGAATgacacatgctttttttttgtatgaaatgtTAGACTGGATTACGTGGTAGTATTCAAACAAAGAATAATAGTCAGCAACTATAGGTATGAGAAAATATGACCGATTTATTTAAAAGACTTGGGTTGcataaagggcggcccggtagtccagtggttagcacgtcggcttcacagtgcagaggtaccgggttcgattccagctccggcctccctgtgtggagtctgcatcttctccccgggcctgcgtgggctttctccgggtgctccggtttcctcccacattccaaaaatatgcgtggcaggctgattgaacactctaatttgtccctaggtgtgagtgtgcgtgtggatggttgtttgtctctgtgtgccctgtgattggctggcaaccgattcagggtgtccaccgcctactgcccgaagacagctgggataggctccagcaccccccgcgaccctagtgaagatcaagcggttcggacgatgatgatgatgatgatgatgattgggtTGCTAAATTCAACCTCAAACAAGAGCATAGTTGCTTTGATCAGTGGGCTCTGCATGCTAGATCCAGACGCTGATGGTTATAAGCGCAGGAGCTGAGTTTGGAAAAGACTGCGGAGTCTGGAAAGGGTTGCATAAAGGACGCTTGTATATGATTGCTAATATCAGAGATTTTTTTATGTAGACCGGAAGAATCCGATACAGTTTTGGGGTGATATTGGACCGATAGCCACATCAATATCAAATTGGCACACCCCTCCTGTGGGAACCCAGAATGGGCCACAGCTGTAGCAAATACTGAATATATCATTACCACACAAGTAATGACATGTCTAAAGCATGCCtatcaaaattaatttgttattttccaaataaaaggcAGTCCAGCTGGAGATGTTAACTATTTCACTGTACTGGGGTTCCTCGGTTTTCGACAAAGTTTCACTCTGTAGACGGCGATATCGCccaaatttgttaaaaaaaataatacaaaacaacacatgagacaccgACAATCATGCAATCTTAAACACTTTCCTCCATACACtctgttgtctgaagcagttatagatgaaagaggagcgaatcaaagtgtccttttcaccagtggatcaaagacgtcatgctgcaatgtgcacgtCTGCCaaaagctaagcttgaaagcaacaagaagctggagcatctattaacgaaaaagagagattggctctcttctcctgtcccatgtaagtccacttcaattccaagctgcgactcccagttccacatatgcatcggcgctctgcgttgacgctcctttcttctcatcgtcggctcctcaatccatgcatccatccagccacagactgtccatcagcaccgaccttttcgctgaacaaagcgaGGCTGTGAAAATACTGCCTacttcaggcgcaagacacaagctccCCGTGGATGTCCaccaacgacagtcaaatggcgccaacattcctcccaatcaaaaaatcagtgctggttttgaggcaagtcaagtcaagtcaacagtatttatagagcactttcaaacagccatcgctgcatacaaagtgctgtagatCCGGAAGAGTTCAATGAGAAGTATGGTGGTGAGATACCGCAGAAGATAGACAACATTGTGTTCACCTGCCTGGCAGGTATCAGGAGCAAGAATGCACTTGACATGGCCTCTGAACTGGGATACGAAGAGTAAGACTCCTTAGTTGTGTTGCAGAATTCTGGAAAATCTGGATGTTAATGGGGCTGAGTGTGACTCCTTGGAACCTGAATGAATGAGTCTTCattcagccttccatgcatgtttttggaatgtgggaggaaaccgcagtacccagagaaaaaccacgcaggcccgggaagaacatgcaaactccacacacggaggccagagcggggatcaaacccacgatctctgcactgtgaggtcgacgtgctcaccactggaccaccaggccatgCTAATGTATTAGTAAAGTCACAATGATAGTAATTATTACTATGAAAAACACTTCTGGCccataaaaatgaaacatccatccatccggtgTCATCGTCAATTTAAAAACGATGAGTAACCCAGCATGCCTTCTTTCGCCCCCTCCAGCAATTCAGGTTATTGTGTGCCATTCGTAACCTCAAAATGTATCTAAGTGTGTCAGAGCCATTGGAAATCCACCCCCTGCAATTTTTTACTACTTGTCCGTGGCCCACCCAAAATAGGTTTATCACTTACATTTGGGTTCTCATTCCATCAATTGCCAAAATTGAGAATAACATTTGTGTATTCACGTCTTCGCAGTGGGTCAGGTGAACACAGCTCTGCAGCTAGATCCGGAAGAGTTCAATGAGAAGTATGGTGGTGAGATACCGCAGAAGATAGACAACATTGTGTTCACCTGCCTGGCAGGTATCAGGAGCAAGAATGCACTTGACATGGCCTCCGAACTTGGATACAAAGAGTAAGACTCCTTAGTTGTGTTGCAGAATTCTGGAAAATCTGGATGTTAATGGAACTGAGTGTGACTCCTTGGAAGCTGAAATTGTTATTAGAACAAGGAGGTTAAATGTTACTGATCTTATCTTGCACCATATTCTCAATGAaaacattgtaattattataaataataacGTGTTAATTTTCTCTACCATGCTTGCTTTACTTACATACTACTAATGTATTACTAAAAAAGACTCAACTCTTATGATTAAAGCTAAGACATTGTAGCTCCTAAATGCATTGCACAGAATTTGACCATTTGATTTAAACTGTCACAACATTGACATAGAGTACAACAAACACACGATATTATATTAAAGACACAACGTGTCAGGGAGCAATTGGAGGAGTTTTACGTTCTATGCTCACAGGTCCCATTGTCAACCAGTTGTTCACAAATGCCAACACAATGTTACTACTGTACTTTATAAAGAGGGGAAAACATTATTTATAACCCATGACTTCTCTCCCCACCCCTCATTCTGTCCCCTATTCCAGTGTTCAGCATTACCCGGGTGGATGGCAAGACTGGGCAAAAAAGGAACACCAAAACTAAAAGTTCAGCAGAAAACTCAAGTTcttttttccattgttttctTTGGCTGACAGTTATCTGTAATTTACAAACAGCATGGAATAATAGTGttcgttaacttttttttccctctcttgttttattatttggtcacttttttcccccatctatGAATCCCAAAACAGATTTATTCGCTAAACACACATCAGCTCATTTCCGAATGATCGCCTTAATAATCAATATGGCAATAATATTGAAATATTTGTGAATTGAGTGTGATCTCTAATTATTGACAATCCATTTACTACCTGTAACATTCAAGACTGGTGATTATTAAATATTAATATATGATATGCAGAAGATGCCCTTGTTTTATTACCCTGGACTTTAAATAATGCAAGGTATTTAAACAACGGTGCACTATGCAATGTTAAAATAAAGTGGTGTATTGAATATTGTGAACAATTCtaaatttcaagttgatgtaAATATGTTGTGCTGGAAAATGAGGtggttcttttatttttaaacctctGAATGATTAaagtttttatttataaaatatttgtctttcatttctgTCCCATGACACTATGTTTTTGATAGCTTGTTTACTGGGGAAAAACCCCCCACTTGTGTTGTCTCAGATGACACACTCTGAAAACTGAGATGAGTGTATTTAGAATGCACGTTGAATAATCACTACTGTAACACCAACCCTGAATGCAATATCAGCAGATTTCTGTATCGGTTGTAAGTGTGAGACCAAGGACCTTGTTTtctgttcaatgaaacatatcCGCAAGCGCAAAGTCAATAGatagaaaaataatttattgttgTTCAGTTTTATAATGAATTGAATTAATTCTCAGCAAATGTCAACATAGATTATGCCAATGTTAAATGACAGTGTCTGATCTTTCTACATGCATCAGTCAAGAATTTAATTGGTTTTCagtgtctgcccccccccccgccatttttatgatttttttgttgttgttggctgctattttttatttttaattatatatttttattaccTCAAGACAATTCTTGACACTGGGGCCAGATTCACTGAAGGACTGCGCGGTGCTCACAGGTAAAAATTGAGCTCACAGAAAGCGTCTAATCCATAAAACACCCGCAGATGCTGAAATGCGTCACTAACTGAGACACCAAGCCGAATGAGTCTCGGTCATCAGGTGGTATTATTTAAATTAGGTTATATGCATGCAGTATATTTGGCAGAAAAATTGTCCACCTCCATGCAAATGATCTTCATTGATAAACAATATATAATTCACGAACGCCAGTGTTGAAAGTCACACGCAGTTTGAGCAATGCAAATAAACTTGACAGTTGCCCGTGgaagcaacctttttttttttttttttgggaggctaCACATTACAACCTGCAACATCTGAGCAAAGTGAGGTAACGCTCGACATGTACAAAGTACAAGAGGTCTTAAATTAGCATAACATGGTATATCATTAGCGCAATATCCTTTGTGAAGGCGCAGCAATGTGCAGATGAAATGCAATGCAAATGAAATACAATTAAAGATGGTATCAGCGACTACAGTTCATTCTTTGTGGATTTGGCCCACAGTTTGGGGTGCGCAAACAACGTCTACAGAAATCTggtgtaaaattatcacttgAAGCGAGGGGATGCATTGACAGAACAATATGAAGGGATCATTTCGTGCCCAATGATTGAAATTCATTCTTTATGGATTTGGCCCTCTGTGATAATGTATGCTGTCTTGCTCACACTCGGATAATGTTAATGAATGCTTCATGATCTCCTGTATGATGCACTTGTTCTTGAAATTGTTGCTGTCTACTGCTTTAAATTGACTTCTCTCACCGAGGTTTCAAAGGGAGATGGAAAAGACTGTCTGATTTCAGTTTGATGCTGCTGAAAGATCTGAAGCGAAGTGGCCGTTCCTCCCAAAACTAGTGGATGAGGAAGACCAAtacatgtgattggctggcaactgattcagggtgtcccccgcctactgcccgaagacggcttggatagcctccagcaccccccgctaccctagtgaggatcaagcggttcggaaaatggatggatggataatccaTCTAGAGGagtaaaaatcaaaattttattTCCAGGTATCTGAGCTGGATGCATAGTTTAAAAGTCTTTAAGCATATTTTATTGCCAGTTTGATCAGGCAAACAATAAGTAGCACTAACTGCTTAGTTTTACACCTTGATTTTGCCTTTGATTAATGCATTTATTGTGGACAAGGTGGGGTTTAGCAACAAGAAAACACAACAGAGTTGTCTATGgatgaaaataaacaatcaGGAAGCAGAGAAGATGGAAAGTCAATCATATGATACACTGTAGCTATATAACACAAATATTGTCCTTAGCCAGTACACCCACAGCCACAGTGTCATGAATGTCCTGTagagcaaaacaataaaaacacactcaGTAACATACAACAAATGGGTAAGAAAAAATAGCAGCAGTTGATTCCAAATTTGAGAGCTCTGAAGAAGCCCTCAAATCAACCTGTCTGCAGAAATAACGTCAAGGGGGCAAGAGTGAAGGTATATCACAATGAAAGATTTTGAGACAGATTGGAAACAAAAGCATAGAAAGTTTCACCAAGAGATGCAAATCACTCCGAATGCAAAGGTCAAGCTGGAATTCACCCAAAATGTACTGAGAAGGGCCAAAGTGTAAATGGGAAGATGAGCGTGAACGGTAAAAACTTTGAGACCAAAAGGATCTGATAATTCCAAACAAGTGCAGTAATGTCATAGCTGTTGCTTTGTTACATTGAGCGAACCTACTGGCATTGGTCAAATTCAgatataccatattttccgcactaaaaggcgcacctaaaagcataccattttcttaaaagctcacggtGCGCTTTAAAACCCGATGCACTTTGTGTATTgtcattacagtaatatgtcaaccccaaaatggctccttactAGAGatcttacaacgcagagttcaaacttaaggcgatcggtttcgcagttgaacacggaaatagagcagcggcaagagcgttcaacgttaacgagtcaatgttataactttgctgttggttaagtgaactgtgtcgcttcTTTCTTAAATAAGTTTTAATGACATCtgactatataaatcagggtatagtgtagtgtagtgttcggttggcatttccttgagcgtagctccatctagtgtatgcattgtagattgcgtcttataaaatggtgcatccaatatatgacaacaattacaaaacaggccattcattgaaggtgcgcctcctAGTCCAGTGCgctttttagtgtggaaaatacggtaaccatTTTTGGAGGCCATGATATTTTCACCCTAATCCTGAGACAACTAAGTGTTTTATGCAAAGGATGGCTAAGAGGACTGCTTGCTGTATAATGGTTGATCAAGTAATGCATTAGGTAACAATAGATAATCCCCGTTAGCAGGCCTGACCACTATTTTCTCCCCTCATATCACTGTGCTATGTCAACTGTAAAATTCAGACTGCACTCACCCACCCCCATGTTCTGCATCCTTATTTCCCCTCGGTAATAGTtaattccattttcttttttctgcatTTCTGCAAACTCTTGATTTTAATGTGCCAAAAACAGACCAGACTAATAAGTACTAATTTGTGTCAAATCTTGCCAGGGTTCTTTGTCCCTCCACTGCCCTCATCAGGTCACCCTCCAGCTTCTGCTTGGCATTCAATTAAAGTCCCTCCACCCATCAGAGCAGATTACATCAGTTTTGCATCTATACTCCCTGCTCTGACTTTCCGAGGCCTGATCATCATTTCTGGCTAATGCCCAGTGCCGTTGTGTCAACCTTAGAAGTAGTGTGGATCTGGTGAAACCTTTGTGTTGCTGGTCAGAAGGATGGCTTATTCAATTCACAGATGTCCCAGCAAGCTATAGAGAAATTGGTGTTGCAACATCCCCTCTATTTTTGCAACGAGCTTCAGTGACAAGTGATGTCAATTCCTTGAGTTTTGCTGTGGGGTTTGAGATCAAGGTATGACGAAAATACTTCAGCTTTTATGTTCAGGCATTTTTGTAatcacagctgactttgaaCAAGATGTGTGATACAgcttggactggttgccagccaatcccggGGTGCTTTTAGGCAAACGATTATTCACATTCACGTTCACAGCCTCTTTATTGAATAATAGCATTTTAATTCTGTCTGCCAAATTCTTGCTAGTTGTGAAGTGAGTCAAGGTCTCTGTTACCATACAGTACAGGTAAATCAAATGTGCACTCGCAAatcaaggagagaaaaaaatgaccaaatgaCAGCTCACatctcaaaaaaacatttatatttcCAATAGTAATGGACAAATgtagcttcatgaagcacttgtgatcatttttgactcctctagatAGCACTCTTGGTTTCAAGATGTAGTGGGAATGTAGTAAATTTCCAATGCACCTGTCTTTATCTTTAAACTGAGAGCTCTGTCTAGAGGAGTAGAAATCATCACAATTGCATCATGATGCATCATTTTCCCACCAATCAATCAGTATACAAAGAAGGTTAAAAGAAACGAGgtggaaagaaaaaggaaagttgTGAAAAGTCAATAAATGTCAAATAagtttgaatatatatatatagatagatagatagatagatagatagatagatagatagatagatagatagatagatagatagatagatagatagatagatagatagatagatagatagatagatagatagatagatagatagatagatagatagatagatagatagatagatagatagatagatagatagatagatagatagatagatagatagatagatagatagactgtATATATGactcaaaaagaaaatcaagattTTGGGTCTaggaaatgtaaaacaaaacaatcccaTGTTCACtattacatttcatatttttcagtATTGAGTTTCTCAATGTTTTCTTTCGTTTGGTTAAGGTGTCACATGACTTAATCTCAATATTACTGTTCTTCCATCGGCTTCCACTTTTGGATGAAATACGGTGGTTGTGTTTACGGCTGGTAGGTAacatatttattcattattattattatttttctttttttctgcaggATTTGGAGAATTTCATGGCAACTTTAATCATGGAATTTGAGTATCTGCAAATTGATCAATAGTGGGGCTATGTGCTCTCTGTAAAGTGTTTTATGAATTATAAGAATGGCTCTTTTTTGCAGGATGAAGACAGAATAGGTGTTTGTTTTGTACGAGTTGCCCCATACTTCCATACAGTAGGTGGGATAATGAAGTATAGAATAATATGGAAAAGGAAGTATGGAATAGTACAGGGTATATCGTGAAGCTTGATTGAAAAggtttgtttattatttcaatTGATTTGAATATTTTGGCATTGAAATAATTTATATATGGCTTTCATCTTAATTTCGgtaggatgattgaacactctaaattgtccctaggtgtgattgattgtgagtgtgaatggttgttt from the Hippocampus zosterae strain Florida chromosome 5, ASM2543408v3, whole genome shotgun sequence genome contains:
- the tstd3 gene encoding thiosulfate sulfurtransferase/rhodanese-like domain-containing protein 3; the protein is MRMLSSHLLMCLCFASEIRLFYRRCLLHMALRMCVRFSRVAPRLLWDSNVLHRALVPSSRIHLAGFVNTQGLDTTPESWLGCRRFSLVPPSSDVTYEQLKKLLAGGKSVIIDVREPWELREYGSIPGSINIPLGQVNTALQLDPEEFNEKYGGEIPQKIDNIVFTCLAGIRSKNALDMASELGYKDVQHYPGGWQDWAKKEHQN